The window CCGGCCCCACGCGGACCAATGTCATGGATCTCCATATGCTGTTGGTTGGATGACAGACGACGAGGATTCAGAAGTGGGGAGAAAAACCTGCATATGGCACGGCGTCCCCAACCGACATGCGGGACCACCCCAGTTCACGCCGTCAGCGCACCATGGAGATATCGACGCACGAGACCTGACCTTATTCTGACTCCTGACTCCTGACTCCCGACACCTTCTGCTGGAGCGCGCCGCGGAACTCGACTCGGTAGAAATTGAGGAAGGAAATAAACAGGGCCACCAGGAGAGGTCCGAGCAGGATGCCGAGAAATCCGAATGCCTGCAGACCGCCGAGCACACTGAAGAACACCAGGAGGGGATGCATGTCGGTCCTGCCCTGAATAATCATCGGCTTGAGCACGTTGTCGATGGAGCTCACCACCAGCCCTCCGACTGCCAGCAGGACGATTCCGCGCGTCGTCTGGCCTGCCAGCATGAGATAAGCGGCCCAGGGAATCCAGACCAGAGCCGACCCCACGATGGGAACCAGCGATGTCAGCGAGACGACCGCTCCCCAAAAAAGCGGAGCCGGGAGGCCTAACACCAGGAACAGCAGACTCGCCGCCCCCCCGTGGACTGCCGCGGTCAGCAGCGAACCGAAAAAGGTCGCATAGCTGACATCCTGAAATTTCTTGATGAGCTCCGATTCGTAGGCGTCGGGAAGCGGACTCGAGGTCCTGATTATTTCCATCAGCATCGGGCCATCCCGCAGCAGGAAGAACATGGTGATAAAAATCAGAAAGAAGTCGAGCACCATCTTGCCCACGTCTCTGAGGAACGACGGACCTTTGTCCAGGAGGAATCTGCTGATGCTGCTGGCCGCCTCACGCAGAAACTGCTGCAGGTCAAATTCCTTGGCGCCTAGCCACCTCTGTGCCAGAAGCGTAACGCGCTGAACCGCGGGTCTGGACTGAAGCTCGTGCAGTTTTGCCGTGACATTGCTCAGAGAGCCCGCATTTTCCTGGATGCTCTGGTAAAGAGCGATCGATTGCTGAGTGACCAGAACTCCAAGAACGGTGACCGGCAGCACGATGAGA is drawn from Terriglobia bacterium and contains these coding sequences:
- a CDS encoding AI-2E family transporter translates to MSRLATVFFIACFAGIIYFLYRVFAPFLSVLIWAIVLAVIFFPVFDRVCARLRGRRAAAAFITCLLILLLIVLPVTVLGVLVTQQSIALYQSIQENAGSLSNVTAKLHELQSRPAVQRVTLLAQRWLGAKEFDLQQFLREAASSISRFLLDKGPSFLRDVGKMVLDFFLIFITMFFLLRDGPMLMEIIRTSSPLPDAYESELIKKFQDVSYATFFGSLLTAAVHGGAASLLFLVLGLPAPLFWGAVVSLTSLVPIVGSALVWIPWAAYLMLAGQTTRGIVLLAVGGLVVSSIDNVLKPMIIQGRTDMHPLLVFFSVLGGLQAFGFLGILLGPLLVALFISFLNFYRVEFRGALQQKVSGVRSQESE